One segment of Montipora foliosa isolate CH-2021 unplaced genomic scaffold, ASM3666993v2 scaffold_485, whole genome shotgun sequence DNA contains the following:
- the LOC137990035 gene encoding LOW QUALITY PROTEIN: uncharacterized protein (The sequence of the model RefSeq protein was modified relative to this genomic sequence to represent the inferred CDS: inserted 1 base in 1 codon; substituted 1 base at 1 genomic stop codon), which produces MVMALPAKAAPLEPNVVIANEVHDTVEVDDTDHVEFDLDELKEQLGIDSILEKLNDLAAKFCSGKTRTEYSGSEAQNSKSSSETAEGVFDPSAAVVPSEVASTNEPYEEEFKLPSVFEEAESFGPEVAEVISQRVNDACSKKAMDSKLKDLYEKYKTPANCKYLCVPKVNLELWHDLSKESKSKDLGLQELQKGIVKASQPIIQLFDSALSARKDKSSMDPNVLLPLLADAVTFLGHASFLTSLKRREFLKPDIARPYXSVCNRSKPLXACLFGDELPKHVKEIGEINKISRKVSGRPTSIRNTVSSYKRGSDTPSRSYTQRSGRKSTFLGYRGRGSYFHDRQQVGGRLAPITSTKSQKDKV; this is translated from the exons ATGGTGATGGCTTTGCCAGCCAAGGCTGCACCTTTGGAACCCAATGTGGTGATTGCAAATGAAGTTCACGACACGGTTGAGGTCGACGACACAGACCACGTGGAATTTGATTTGGATGAGTTGAAGGAACAGCTCGGAATCGACAGTATTCTTGAAAAGCTCAACGACCTTGCTGCAAAGTTCTGTAGCGGGAAAACTAGGACTGAGTACTCTGGTTCAGAGGCTCAAAATTCGAAGTCCTCTTCAGAAACCGCCGAAGGGGTTTTTGACCCCTCGGCCGCAGTAGTTCCAAGCGAAGTCGCATCGACTAATGAGCCTTACGAGGAGGAGTTTAAGCTTCCTTCGGTATTCGAGGAAGCCGAAAGTTTTGGGCCTGAGGTGGCTGAGGTCATTTCTCAACGAGTCAATGATGCATGCTCTAAAAAAGCCATGGACTCCAAGTTAAAGGATCTGTACGAGAAGTATAAGACTCCTGCTAATTGTAAATACTTGTGTGTGCCTAAAGTCAACTTAGAGCTGTGGCACGATTTGTCTAAGGAGTCTAAATCCAAGGACCTCGGTCTTCAAGAGCTCCAGAAGGGTATTGTCAAGGCATCTCAGCCTATAATACAGTTGTTTGATTCAGCACTTAGCGCTCGCAAGGACAAGTCTTCAATGGATCCCAATGTTTTGCTACCTTTATTGGCAGACGCTGTTACCTTTCTGGGGCATGCATCTTTTCTTACATCTCTTAAACGAAGAGAGTTTCTTAAACCAGACATCGCCAGGCCTTATTAGTCTGTTTGCAACAGGTCTAAGCCAT TAGCTTGCTTGTTTGGGGATGAATTGCCcaagcatgttaaagagatcgGAGAGATCAATAAGATATCAAGGAAGGTGTCTGGCCGTCCGACTTCAATCAGGAATACGGTCAGTTCTTACAAGAGAGGGTCTGATACACCTAGCAGGAGCTACACACAGAGGTCTGGCAGAAAGTCCACTTTTTTAGGCTACCGAGGTCGTGGAAGTTACTTTCACGACCGGCAACAAGTAGGAGGACGATTAGCTCCAATAACCAGCACGAAATCACAGAAGGACAAAGTGTAA